Below is a window of Fulvitalea axinellae DNA.
GGTTTGGGTAATGTCGAAATCTTATTAAATACTGAGACCAGAAAACTCGACGAGGTTGTTTTCGAAGCGCCTGAGAACCCCGCATATGCCGTAATCCGAAAAGCGGCGAAGCGAAAACGCAAACTGGCCCCGGAAGATTTGGACCACTACACTTTTAAAAGCTATAAGAAATCGGAGCTTTTTGTGAAAGATTTTAAGGTTTTTGAAAAGTGGAAAGTTGCCAAAGAGGCTATCAAAGTAGTTGAAAAACTGAAGCTGGATGGCCTGCGTAACGAGGACGGCTCTTATAAGGTGCCGATTTTGGTAGCGGAAAGTTTTCTTGACATCTACCATGAAAAAGGCCGTGACGCCCGAAAACTGGAGAAAAGCCATGTGACGGGAATCGGTGTGGATCCTGACGATAACGTTTCGCGTTTGATGGCCGACAATAGTTTCAACGGTTTCGATTTTTCCAAAGATGAGATTTTTTTGCTGGACAAAAACGTCCCCTCTCCAATAGGCGACGCTTGGCGGATCACTTACGAAATGTGGATGATCGATAGTTTGGCCAAGGTTGGAGCGGATCCGTGCTATAAGATAGAAGTGGAGCCGAGGGCCAAAGGCGATATCGCTTTTTCTGGTAAAATCTGGATTACGAAAAAAGATTTTGCCCTTAGAAAACTGGACCTTAAACTCGCCGTTGGAGCGAACATGAACTATGTGTCCAGTGTGGATATCCGCCGGGAATACATTAAAGGAGCGGGAAATAAATGGTATGTGAAGCGCAGTCGATTGGATCTTGACGTTTCCGATACGGGGCCGTTTCCCGGAGTGTTTTTGAGACTCTACACCCTCAATAACGGTTTTGACAGCACTACACCTATGCCCCAAGGCGTATTTGACGATCGCTACGAAATTGCGGAGTCAAAGGAGTATGATGATGAGGCTTATTGGGAAACATTCAGGGATTCGCTTTCGGTAATCAGCCCGCAGGACGCGATCAGTGTGCACCAAGTGATAGATTCGATACAGGACCGTCCGGCCATAAAACGGTTTACTGTAGTCGGGAAAATTGTGGCGAATAGTTATATCGACGGTAAGTATGTGGACTGGGGAAGTGTCCTGTCACTGTATGCCTGGAATAATGTGGAAGGACACCGTTTTCAGTTTGGTTTTCGGACCACGAAGAAGTTTAGCGAGCGCTGGTTTTTCAAACCGTCAATTGCCTACGGTACGAAAGACAATAAATGGAAATATAGCCTTGACGCAATCTACAATATAAATCGAAGCAAAGGGATTTTTGTGGGGGCTACAGTTCGCAGGGATCTGCGGGGCTTGGCGCAATTAGGGTTTGAGGGTGAGAGCACGCGTTACTTACGAGCGTATACTCGTTGGGGAAATAT
It encodes the following:
- a CDS encoding DUF5686 and carboxypeptidase-like regulatory domain-containing protein, producing the protein MRVSRTLLLVVSIFFLALESMAQNVVQIKGTVYDSETKEPIPFVNVVLKNRKEIGTITDVNGKFSFKAKVKGKKAVLLASFIGYLPTEQAVEIAGLGNVEILLNTETRKLDEVVFEAPENPAYAVIRKAAKRKRKLAPEDLDHYTFKSYKKSELFVKDFKVFEKWKVAKEAIKVVEKLKLDGLRNEDGSYKVPILVAESFLDIYHEKGRDARKLEKSHVTGIGVDPDDNVSRLMADNSFNGFDFSKDEIFLLDKNVPSPIGDAWRITYEMWMIDSLAKVGADPCYKIEVEPRAKGDIAFSGKIWITKKDFALRKLDLKLAVGANMNYVSSVDIRREYIKGAGNKWYVKRSRLDLDVSDTGPFPGVFLRLYTLNNGFDSTTPMPQGVFDDRYEIAESKEYDDEAYWETFRDSLSVISPQDAISVHQVIDSIQDRPAIKRFTVVGKIVANSYIDGKYVDWGSVLSLYAWNNVEGHRFQFGFRTTKKFSERWFFKPSIAYGTKDNKWKYSLDAIYNINRSKGIFVGATVRRDLRGLAQLGFEGESTRYLRAYTRWGNIDRRNPYYNDEFKAFFTTRFKRNWSPSFSMRYRKLSAVKPVKFASAVEEIKPWNEVRSVEGEIGLKYVQSNMFVLNRSNKLIPLGAKRKPIFTLNAAYGMYKDGSDWKPYQRFSAGIRQRNAPLTALGSTWYKLEGGVTLGEVPYQLMKVHQGNESMLNFTGAIQMMKNFEFVSDHYVEAKVEHYFDGKLITRLPGLSYLNHWFDARILLIGDVVWGGMSDTGKEFNSHYINTDGKKRGYHRFRYLEHDRPFIDAGVGIENIFKLLRIDFMRRLTYLEPEYGGKNWAIKLSARFKF